CGCTCCCTGCGCGAGGAGGAGACCAGGATGGCCACGCTCGCCGACTCTCTGCGCCAGGGGAAGGAGATGGCGGCGATCTCCGCCGCGGTGAACGTGTACATCAACAGCCGGAAGCGCTGATCTGCTCCCGGCCACAACAACCTTTATTAGTGAATCCATCATTGTTATACTGCACTTAGGTGCAAACAACCGCGCTGCGGTGGCCTAGCTGGTTAGGGCGCCAGACTCATAGGGTTTTGAGCAAAAAACGAAGCGCCCGGATCTGAGACATCTGGAGGTCGGGGGTTCGGATCCCCCTCGCAGCACTTTTACGGCATTTTTGAGTTCCAATTTTGAATTGCGACTTTTAGAAGGCTCCATTTGATATCTTGATCTTCGGTCGAGCTATATAACCCTGTCGATGGTGGGGGTGGGGGTTGATCGGTGGCGCGCAGGGGGGTGCCATTTGATGAGGTGGAGGCTGATCGGATACTGCGCTTGGATAGTCATGGGTGGGCAGTGAACACAATTTCCAGAGGTTGATTTAGAGCAGGGTGATGATTGGTGGGTAAGTACATGCCTGACATTTTCCTTATCTAGGAAAAAGAAACCTCGGGTTTTCTAATATTATATCATGTGGGGTCTATCTTTGAAAACAAACATGGAAAGATTTTAGTTTCATTTATCTCAAGTTTTCTAAAATCTGAAATATTTCTTGGAAATGTTTGACACTATCTGAAAAGAGAGAGAAGAAATGATTCTATTTATAATACGGAGCGTGGATTTATCAATATCAACAAATAAATAGTTCATTATGCCTCTCCCGCCCAAATATTCTCCTCAAATCCTTCGTTTTGTGCATACCGCCGATCTCCACCTTGGAAGCCGGGTCCTGCGTCTCCCAGGAATGAATGCGGAGAACTCTACGGACCCAGTACTTCGCTAATTTTAGAGACCCCAAATCCCCCTCTACCGCCCGAAGCCCGCCCAAAATCGAAAGATCTATATAGATTGCAGGCTTCCCCTCATGCCTTTACCTAAATCGAGGGTGACCTGCAGAAAGAGCAACATTCTGAAACCTAAAGACTGTTGCGCCCCTGTTGTTTCGGCACTGGATCAGCATCTAACCATTCCCATTCAGGGAAAACTCACTCAAACGGACTTGATTTCTTCTCTGGTCGGCATGGCTGTAATGAATCAGTCAGTTCACTCAATCACCCACATCCTGGATCGGGTACCGTGCGAAACGTCCGTTCGCTACCACCTCAAAAAACTCGATATGGCCGATTTGGAACAGAATAACACCTCGATCCTCACCACCCATATGCACCACGTCCTCAAACCTGGGTACGCCTATCAGTTTGCGATTGACTTTACCAACGATCCGTACTACGGGTCAACCGATGAGGAGAATGAGGCCTATATCGTGCGAAGTAAGCGTAAAAAGTCAACAAATGAGTTTTATTCCTACATCACTCTGTATGTGACCACCAGGAACCGGCAGATGACGCTGGCCGTGTTCCCGGTGCGCCGGGATACCTCGAAGGTCGGATACATCGCGCAATGTCTCGATCGGATCACTGAACTCGGTCTTCGCATCGAAGTTCTCTGCCTGGATCGGGAGTTCTACACCCGGAAGGTGCTCGGGTTTCTGATGGACGTCCAGGTGCCGTTCATCGTTCCTGTCAGGAAACACGGGAAAAGGATGAAACAAGTCCTCCAGGGAACACACTCCCGGTATGCTGAATATCGGATGCACGGAAAACCGGTGCTGGTCCTGAAGATTGCGATTGCCGTGAAGTATGCAAAAGGAAAACGGGGTAAGCGCGGCGTTGAGAATCTGGGTTACGTCGTGGGAAACCTCCGGTGGAATCCCCATCGGGTCCATCAGACCTATCGGTCCAGGTTCTCGATTGAATCGTCCTATCGGATGCGCAACCAGGTGAAACCCCGTACGAGCACAAAAAACCCGGTCATCCGGTATCTCTACGCCATAATATCGTTCCTCCTCAAGAATATCTGGATCGATATACTCTGGAAGCACTTTTCCCCCGCGAAACAGGGACCACAAACCATTGAGGTGCGCGGCTTCCGGTTCAGCTCCTTCATGTGCATAATCTGGGAGGCGATCCGCACATCGATGAGGGGTGCCAGAGCCATTCCTGTGTTAAGGTATCCTGTTTAGGAAAGGGAGCGAGAAACGCCGTTGAATGAAATGAGAGGGAGGAAGGAATTAGAGAAGTACTGGGACCTGTCCGATGCAACCTACAGTGCCTGGAAAGAGATAATAGACCTCTGTATCAGGGAAGCGGTCGACTTCCTCCTGATCGCAGGCGATGTCTACGATAGTGCAGACCAGAACATCCGGGCGCAACTCCAGTTCAAAGAGGGTCTTAAACGGTTAGGTGAGAACGGCATCACCGCATACATCGTCCATGGCAACCATGACGCCGACGACGCGTGGTCAAAATCGATCGCAATGCCAGAGAATGCCGTCATCTTCTCATCCAAAAAACCGGAGTCCGTCATCCATCGTGACAAGGAAGGCAGACCCATCGCTGCTATCATAGGAATGAGTTTTGCAACAGCCCATATTCGCGACAACCTTGCAGAACTCTTCCCCCGACGGGAGATGAAATGGCCTTACACGATAGGCCTTCTCCACTGCAGCGTCGGAGGAGGATACGGCCATGAACCATATGCCCCCTGCAGTATTCAGGATCTCAGACGTTGCGGGTACGACTACTGGGCACTGGGCCATATCCATCAACCCACAGTCATCGATGATGGTGACTCGCGCATTGTCTATGCCGGCAACCCACAGGGACGAGACATGGGAGAGACTGGCGAGCGGGGGTGCCGTCTCGTGACGGTTGGTGCTGATGGCACCATAGAGGTGGAGGTTGTCAGGACCTGCGGATATCTCTGGCAGGAGATCGAGATCGATGCCAGCGGGTGTGAAGATCTCGGGATCCTTGAGGACCATATCCGAATGGATCTCTCCATTTTATCTGACAGAGAAGGAGTCCCTCTTGTTGGTCGACTCGTCCTCACCGGTGCGACAGTTCTTCACCACGAACTCGTCGTGGGAGGCGGGGTTGTTGCACTCACAGGTCGGCTGAGAGAGGATCAGCCAGGCGGCCGGTATCCTGTCTATCCAGAACGGATCATTTGCCAGACAGTCCCTGTCATCGACCGCAATGTAGCCCTTGCCCGTGACGATATCCTCGGAGAGATCTGTCGGCAGAGCGACGCGGCGGTATCAAAAGGGGGAGAACGAACCCGCTTGAGAGAGGAGATATCCTCCCTCTATAGATCCTATGCCCAGTCATATACGAGCGAACCAGATGACGAGGAATTCGACACGATCATTGGTGAAGCCGAGGCCATGCTCCTCTCATGTTTGTCTGAAGGAGGGAAAGAATGAAGATCTCATCCCTATACATTGACGGATTTGGGAAATTCCAAAACTGGAAGCCCTCCACCTCCTTTGGCGACGGCTTGACAGCGATCGTCGGTTCGAATGAGGCAGGAAAAACAACTCTCCTCACCTTCATTCGCCGCATGCTCTATGGTTTTCCAGATGGAAGGAAGAAAGATCTGAACCATTACACCCCGATCAATGGTGGGACGATCGGGGGCAGGCTGGAGATCCAGGGAGAAGACGGCAGGGAGTACATCCTATCCCGCACCGGTATTAGAGGCAGTCCCTCTCTCACCTATGCCGACGGTACCACCGCGAGGGGCTCGACACTCTCCTCCCTTCTTGGCCCCTGTGACCAGATCTTTTACGAGAACGTCTGTGCGATCGGGCTCGGGGAGTTGCAGGAGATCTCGACACTCAGAAGAGATGAGATCAGGGACAGACTGGCTGCTGCAGGTGCCGGAAACCTCCCTGTCCGGGATGTTGCAACCTCCCTTCAGACCTCTGCAGATGAGATCTATGCGGTCCGGGGAAAGAAAAAAAGGATCAATGCCCTGGTATCAGACCTGAAAGAGGTCGAGGCGAATATCAGCACCGTAAAGAAGAATCAGAGGGAGTACGATCAGATCAACGAGGAAATCAACCGGATGAGAGGGGCGGTTGCAGAGGAAGAGAGGAAGCAGAAAACTGTCGAAGAAGAGATTACGTACTTCAAGGCTCTCGGGCAGGCATGGGAGGCATTTACCGAACGAGAAGATGCCCGCAACATTCTGAGCACAATTCCAGAGACCGAGCCTTTTCCGGGCGATGCCCTGGAGAAAATCAATCAGGCAGAGAATGAGGTCCGGAGACTTGAAACGGAGTATGATGACCTGACTAAAGAGCACACCGGTTTAAAAGAAGAGATTGGCCACTGCGTGGTCAGGGGAGAGGTTGTCGATCAAGCCGACACCATACATGCACTTGAACCGAAGACCGAGTGGTACCGATCTCAGATGGCCGATCTAAATACGATCTCTAAAAATAATCAGGGTATATTTTATCCACAATTTACTGCAAAAACCAGATTCTTATTTTCTGCCTCTCCCCGGGGCCATGTCTTCAAGACAGGGGTGTTCCGGTAGACGGTGGCCTTGCCGGCGGTGAGGAGGATGTAGGCGCCGTGGTAGCGCTCGGGGTCGTATTGGTACCTCCCGGCGGGGAGTTCGGGCAGCCGCTGGAAGGGGACGCTCTGGCGGAGGTCGCCCGAAGAGACAATATTGAAGATCTTCATGCGAGGAGAAAGGATGGGGCCTATTCCCTCAGATACTTTCCGCCGATCGGGACGAACCTCTTGGGTTTCTGGACTGTTTCATACCGGCGGATCTTCTCCAGTTCGAGGGCTATCCAGGCTTTCTTTTTTTCTTCCCCCTTCCTGACCCGGACATCCTTCCAGCGCTCCTGTTTCTGGACGTATGCCTTCACCTCCTCCCGCGTGAGGAAGACGGCGTCGCCGAAGGTCTCGAAGAAGGTGAGGGGGTCGTCGGTGATGATGACCCGTTTGATCCTGGCCTCGCCGACATAGCCGGTGTCCTCGTGGGACTGGTAGAAGACGAGTCGCATGCCGGGCTTGAGTTCTTTGAAGACGGTGGCCGGTTTGATGAAGACGGTCTTGCCATCCTCGAAGAAGCGGGCCATGTAGGGTTTTGGGATGGGGAAGGTGACGCCGGTGATCTCGGTCATAGATTCTCTGTTTTTCATGCCCACCCATAAATCTGGCGTTCACGATCCCTGAGAGCCCCAAAATCAGCAAAAAACGCACTGCCCCGAACCAATCCATGGAAAAATTCCGATGAGTGCCCGAACACGGGTTCCATTATTATCCAGCGCATGGATTTATCAATAACCCCGAATAAATAGTTTCATATGGCCAATCCCCCCCGGGCCTCTCGCCGCCCCCTTCGCTTTGTGCATGCCGCCGACATCCACCTCGGAAGCCGGGTCTCGCCCCCCCCTGGTATGGAACTGGAGACCGCCGCCGACCTTATCGATGCTACCTATGCCGCCTGGAGATCGATCATCGACCTCTGTATCAGGGAAGAGGTTGACTTCCTGCTGATCGCAGGCGACATCTACGAGAGTGCAGACGGCAACATCCGGGCGCAGCTCCAGTTCAAAGAGGGGCTCAATCGGCTCAAACAGAACAACATCACCGCATATATCGTTCACGGAAACCATGATCCCGACGACGCATGGTCTAGATCGATTGCCATGCCAGAGAATGCCGTCATCTTCTCCTCCCTGGAACCGGAGGTCTTCATCCATCATGATTCGAAAAATAAACCCCGTGCGGCGATAGTGGGGATGAGTTTTGCATCCGCCCACATCCGCGAGAACCTTGCCGAACGCTTTCCCCGCCGGGACAAGAAATGGCCCTATACGATCGGTCTTCTCCATTGCAGCGTCGGAGGCGGGCAGGGGCACGAACCCTATGCCCCGTGCACCATCCAGGACCTCAGGCAGTGCGGCTATGACTACTGGGCCCTGGGGCACATCCATCAGCCCACCGTCCTCGATAATGGTGACTCCCATATCGTCTACGCAGGCAACCCCCAAGGGCGAGATATGGGGGAGACCGGCGAACGTGGCTGCCGTCTTGTGACAGTCGGTGCCGACGGCGCCGTCGAGGTCGAGGTGGTGAGGACCGGAGGATACCTCTGGCAGGAGATCGAGATCGATACGGGAGAGTGCGGGGACCTCGGGGATCTGGAGGAGCGTATCAGGCACGAACTCTCCGTCGTCTCCGAGAGGGCGGGGTGTGCGATCATCGGCCGGATCATCCTCACCGGGGCGACGGCACTTCACCACGACCTGGTGGCAGGGGACGGTGCCGCCGCCCTTGCCGGCCGTTTCATCGAAGATCCTCCGATCGGGAGGTACCCGGTGCATCCGGAACGGATCATCTGCCGCACCCTCCCGGTCGTCGAGCGTGAGGCGGTGCGTGCCCGCGACGATGTGCTGGGGGAGATCTGCAGACAGAGCGATGCGGCATTTGAGGACACGGAGGTGCGGGACTACCTGAAAGAGCAGTTGTCATCCATATCCTCATCCACTGCCCGCCCTTATCTGAGCGAGCCGGACGACGGGGAGGTCGACACCATCATCCGTGAGGCCGAGGCCCTCCTCCTCTCCTGGTTGTCTGAAGGGGGGAGACCATGAAGATCTCATCCCTCTATATCGACGGATTTGGAAAGTTCCGGGACTGGAAACCCCCCGCCCCCTTCGGCGAGGGGCTGACGGCGATCCACGGCCCGAATGAGGCGGGGAAGACGACCCTGCTCGCCTTCATCCGCCGGATGCTCTATGGGTTCCCCGACGGGAGAAGGAAAGATCTGAACCATTATTCCCCGATCAACGGTGGCACGATCGGCGGCAGGCTGGAGATTCGGGGAGAGGACGGTCAGGAGTACGTCCTCTCCCGCAGCGGCGTCCGGGGGGATCCCCTCCTCACCCGTCCCGACGGCACGGCGGTAAGGGGGATGTCGCCGTCGTCCTTGCTCGGGCCGTGTGACCAGGTATTTTATGAGAATGTGTGTGCGATCGGGCTCGGCGAACTGCAGGAGGTCTCGACGCTCAGTCGGGACGAGATCAGAGAGCGTCTGGCCGCAGCGGGTGCCGGCAACCTCCCGGTCCGTGCGGTTGCGGACGCTCTTGAGAGTTCTGCGGCCGAGATCTATACGCTCAAGGGGAAGAAGAAGCGGATCAATACCCTGGTCAAAGACCTGAAAGCGGTCGAGACAGAGGTCCGCAGCATCCAGAAGAGCCAGCAGGACTACGATCCGATCAACGACGCAATCCTCCAGAAGAGGGAGGCCGTTTCCGAAGAGGAGAAGAGACGGAAGAGGATCGAAGATGAGATCGCCTATTGCACCGCCCTCGGGCAGGCCTGGGAGGCGTTTGCCGAACGAAAGGAGGGATGTGATCGCCTCCGCTCCATCCCAGAGATCGAACCGTTCCCTGATGGTGCCCTGGAGGACCTGGGCCGGATCGAGACCGATCTCCAGCGGCTCGGAGAGGAGCGTGACGACCAGAAGGCGGACTGCGAACGGCTGAAGGGAGATATTGGCTCCGTCGTGCTGAGGGATGAGGTGCTGGAGCGGGCCGACGCCATTCGTGCACTCGAACGGACGGTCGAACGCTACCATACGCAGGAGAAGGAACATACCAGCACCGCAGCTGAACTGGAGCAGAAGCAGGACGACCTCGATCGGGCGCTCCGGGACCTCGGTGAGGGCTGGAACGCGGAGAGTGTCCTTGGATTTGATACCTCGGTCCCGGTCAGGGAGGAGGCGAAGGCACTCCGGGAACGGCTGGCAGGGAGTGCAACCGCCTGTGCTGCTGCGCAGTCACGCCATGAAGCGGCAGAGGCGGAGGCCAGGGAGAAAAGGGAGAATCGTGAGGGGCTGCAGCGGCAGCGGGATGCGATCCCTCCGAGTGCGCTACGGGATGCGGTGCTGGACCAGGCCGATAGGATCCGCACGATCGAGCGTACCGTTGAACGCTACCTCGTCCAGGGAAAGGACCTGGGGGGGCTTCAGAGCGAATTGCGCCAGAAACAGGGCGAACTCGACAGGATGCTCCGGGACCTCGGCGGCGACTGGGACGTGGAGCGGGTCACCGGTTTTGATGCCTCGGTTCCTGCCAGGGAAGACCACAAAAATCTCCGCGATCGCCTGAGTGTGAGTGCACAGGCCCGTGACCTCGAGGGCTCCCGGTGTGAGGCGGCAGAGAAGGACGTCGCTGAGAAGAGGGAGCATCTGGGGGACCTGCAGAAACAAAGGAACGCATTCGGCGAAGTTCCGGACCCGGCGACGGCCCGCACACGGTTAGGTTGGTGCCGGGAGATGGTGGATGGGGTCCAGCAGCTCCAGGACCTGGAGGGGCGGCGTCAGTCGATCCTGCAGGAGCAGGCGAGGGCCCGGGAGATCGTCGCCTCGCTCGGCGCCGCCCCGGCGCTCCCCGCATGGCCCGCCGTGCTGGTGGTGCTCTCGGCCGTTGTGGTCGTCGGATGGGGGTATCTTGGCGGGGCGCTCCAGGCTGCCGGGGTCGTCGCTGTTCTTCTGCTCGTGGCTGCAGCCGCCCTTTTCCGTGCAAGAGACGGCAGGGCTCCTGCCCCTGGCGCGGAGGGAGCGGCGGAGCAGTATGCCGGGGAGAGAGAAACGCTTGCCGGGCAGCGGCGGCATGTCGAGGAGGAGCGGGAGAACCTGGAGGAACGGATACGGTCCCGTGCCGCCATGCTCGGCGTCGGTCCCCTCCCCTCACGGGGGGAGGCCGGCGAGGTCCTGCACGCATGTGAGGATGCGGTCACTGCGGCGGACAGGGCATCTGATCTCGATCGCGATATCGCCCATGCGGCTGAGGTTTCAGAGCGGGCGGGCAAAACGCTTGAAACGAGGCGGCAGGCCCTGGAAGAGGCCCACACCGAATATCTGGCCGCCCTGGACGCCTGGAAGGGCTGGTGCCGGCAGCGGGCTCTCCCGGAGACGATGAACCCGGATCTTGTGCCAGACCTCATCGCCCTGATCCGGCAGGCGGCCGCCCTTGCCGCCGGGATCCAGGAGATGAGGGAGCGAGAGGCGATCCAGGCTGCGGAGGTCCGGGGCTTTGAAGAGGAGGTGCAGGGGGTCGTCGCCATCTGCAGGGAGGTTGCGGACGGTTCAACGGAGGCCCCGGGAGCTATCGCTGGAGTTGAGTCAGACCGCGGCGGTGATGCCACCCGCCGGGCGGCCGAGACACTGATCCGTCTTATGGAGGACGCCAGCGCCCAGGCGGCGAAGGTGTCTGCCCTCGATCGGGATATCGTCCGTGCGGCGGAGGCCTCAGAGCGGGCGGAGGTATCGCGTGAGGCGGCACAAGCGGCCCTGACACAGGCCCGCACCGAACGCCTGGCCGCCCTGGACGCCTGGAAGGATTGGTGCCGGCAGCGGGCCCTCCCGGAGACGACAGACCCCGATCTGGTCCCTGACCTCATCGCCGGGATCGGGCAGGCCGCCACTCTCTGCGCCGGGATCGAGGAGGTGAAGAGGAAGATGGCGGGACAGTCCGGGGACATTCGCTCCTTTGCAGAGGAGGTCGTCTCGGTGGCAGATGCCTGCAACGAACCGTCGGACGGGCCCCCTGACACCGTCCTGGAGGGGCTGATCCGGGTGCTCAACGTCGAGGAAGAGGCGAGGAGAGAGTATGCTGCCCTGGCCAGACAGCTGAAGGAGAAGGGCGAGAAACTGGAGAGGACATCTGTCCGATATGATGCGAAGAAGGCGGACCTTGAAGCCCTGCTCAGGGGACAGGGCGCAGAGACGCTGGAGGAGTTCCGCAGGCTGGAGGCCCTCTCACGTCAGAGGGCGGAGGTTGCGAGGGGTATCAAGGACGCCGAATCTGCGATCCGGCGGATCAGCGGGGAGGAGCGCTACCCTGCGTTCATGGCTGCGCTTGAGACCTATGATCCCGTCGGGATGCCGGTGTATCGTCAGGAGAAGGAGGCGGAGCTGGCGGCGGTCCGCGATCGGATCAGTCATTACCACCATGAGATCGGGATCCTGACAGAACGGTGTTCGGGGATCGAGAGTGATGGGGAACTCACCCTCCTCCTCTCCCGTGCGGCCGCCTTGGAGGAGGAGATCCGGCAGGTCTCCAGGCAGTGGGCGGTCTATACCGCGGCTTCCGGGCTCCTCGGAATGGCGGTGGAGACCTTTGAGCGGGAGCGTCAGCCCGAGATTCTGAGGGAGGCGCAGGCGTTCTTCTCCCGGATCACGGATGGCAGGTATACGCGGGTGGTCAGGCCGCTTGACGGTTCTGAGATGTATGTCGAGGAGCGGAGCGGGGGGCGGAAAGGGATCGACGAACTCTCCAGGGGGACGGCGGAACAGCTCTATCTTGCGCTGCGGTTCGGGTATATCCGGGACTATGCGACCTCGTCCCTGGCGGTGCCGGTGATCTTTGATGATATTCTCGTGAACTTCGATCCGGTCCGCCGGCAGAATGCCTGTCTGGCGATCGCCGATCTGGCGGAGACCTGCCAGGTCCTCTATTTCACCTGCCACCCGGAGACGCTCGAGAGCCTGACGGCGGCGGTCCCTGATGCGGTGGTGGTGGACCTCTGCGGGGGTGTTTAACCCCGCGGCGTCTCTGCCGCTTTCATGATATACGTGTAGTCCTCTTCGGGGATCGCGCGCATCGCCTGCCCCCTGATATGCCCTGACCACTGCTTTTTGTTGGTGATGAACTGCAACCGTGGGATGAGAGGCTTGAACTCCACCGGGGGGTCGAAGATCTCGACCGTCTTCAGTTTGATCCTGAGGGGGAAGACCTCGTTCCCGAGTTTTGGGGGGGCGGTGAAGATCGGTTTCGCGTCCTCATAGACCTCAGAGGTGATCTCGAAGCACCCGGTGATCGCCGGCGGGAGGGTGGTGTCCCTGTCGATCACCTGCTGCCCGACATAGACGAGGAGGGTGTCGCCTGGGCGGGTTTTGCTGATCTGGTTGATGGCGCGTTTCGGGACGCCCCAGAGGTGTTTTTTGACGGTGACGTCTGAGTTTGTGCGGTTGGAGATGGCGAGCCAGCGGGTCATGAGAGAAAACTAGTCAGTCATACGATAAAAGGGAATTGCTTATAGTGTCTGAGAAAATACCGTTATCTGATTGTAATACCCCTCAGGGGCTTTAATCCGGTGGGCCTATGGAATTTTGTTCAGGAGATATTGTATCATTGAGAAACCGCCTGTGGCGGGTCGATACGGTCGAAGGGGACGTCCTCTCCGCGACCTGTATCGACGGGGATGCCGGAGAAGAACACCGTTTTTTCATACCGTTCGAGCAGGTCAGTCGCGGCTGCATTGCTCCCCCGGATACGGAGAGGATCGGGGATGTCGCGACCAACCGCCTGCTTGTGCAGGCGTTCCGCTACTCGATGCTGCATGGGACTGCGCCGCTAATGAGCCTCCGGACGAGCGCAGTGATCCCGACCGAATACCAGCTTGCACCTGTGATTATGGCGCTGAACCAGGGTGCACGGGTCCGGATGCTGATCGCCGATGATGTCGGGCTCGGCAAGACGATCGAGGCAGGGCTTATCGTCTCCGAACTCAGGGCCAGGAAACTGGCATCGAGAATACTGGTTATTTGCCCTCAGAACCTTCGTGAGCAGTGGCAGGACGCCCTCCGCTACTTTTTCAGGCTTGATGCAAAGATCTTCTCGTCGGTGCACCTGCGGGGTCTGGAAAAGAACATCCCGCCGGGGATGAACCCCTGGGAATATTATCCGTGCGTCATTACCTCGATCGATTATATCAAGTCCGAACGTATCCGGCCTTTTGCCCTCAGTGCAGAGTGGGACTGCGTGATCATCGACGAGGCGCATCTTGCCGCAAAACCGCACCAGACCGGTCAGAAAGAGAGTGTTTCGATGCTCCGCTATACGCTGGCGCGGGAGATCGCGGGGAAGGCGAATCACCTGCTGCTGCTGACAGCGACACCGCACAACGGCTACACCGATACGTTTGCCAGTCTTCTTGCGATGCTTGATGTGGGTATTGTGAGCGGGCCGGTGCAGGAGCCGGTGATTGATCGGGCGGCGGCGAGATATCATGTCTGCCAGCGGCGCCGGAAGGACGTGGTCGAGTGGTTCTCTGTCCATGCGGTCGAAGAGAACCCGTTCCCGAAACGCGACCAGAAAGAGGTCCTGGTGGATATTGCATTCCCGGAGGAGCGGACGATCATGGAGGAACTCGGGGATTACGGGACCGGGTTGCTGGAACTGGCGCAGAAGGACGACCGGTTCACGGTCAGGACGATGGCGCGCTGGGTGGTGCTGCACCTGCACCGCCGCGGGCTTTCGTCGCCCTATGCGTTGAGGAAGTCGCTCTCGAACCGGTTGAAGCGTATTGAAGAGAAGATCGCGGAGAAGGATGCCGGTTCGGAGCAGGCGATCTCTGAGGCGGAGGCGAAGGCGGTCACGCTGGATGAAGAGGGCGCCGAGGATCTCTCCGAGGAGGAGGCGTCGGAGCGGGTCGAGCGGGTGATCTACGGGAGCCTGACGGCGCTGGAGGCGGAGGCTGAGCGTCTCCGGGTCCTGATCGATCACGCGCGGGGTGTGACGCCGGCGAAGGATAGCAAACTCAGAGAACTGACGAAGAAGGACGGGTATCTGGACCGTGCGATGCGCGGGCAGTTCGGGCCGCGGAAGGTGCTGATCTTTACCCGGTATAAGGATACGCTGGATTATCTTGCGGATGAGATCCCGAGAAGGCTGAAGGCTGTTGCGCCGTCGGATATTTTTAGGGTGTACGGGGACCTGAACGATAAAAGCCGGCGCGAGGTGATGGACAAATTTATCGAGGCGGAGAAGGGGGTCCTGGTCGCGACCGACTGTATCAGCGAGGGCGTGAACCTGCAGCATATGGCGAATCAGGTCATCCACTATGAGCTTCCGTGGAACCCGAACCGTCTCGAGCAGCGGAACGGGAGGGTGGACCGGTACGGCCAGCCTGAGCGTGAGGTGCATATCAGGACGTTTGTGATGCGCGAGACGCTGGATGTGAAGATCCTGAAGGTGCTGTACGAGAAGGCGCAGAAGATCCGGGAGGATTATGGGTTTTCGCCGGCGTTCTTCGGGGATGAGGCGGATGTGATCTCGCTTATCGGGGATATGGGGCTTGTGGTGGACCTGCCGCCGACGCAGCGGACCCTGTTTGATTCGTTTTCGTCTGATAGGCCGGCGGGGCCGCGTGCCGATCCGTTCTCTGATGAGACGGTAGAGAGGATCAAGAACGAGAGTTTCTACGGCCAGACGGCGATCGACCTTGCGGATGTTCGGGCGAGGATGCGGGTCTCCGAGGAGGTGCTAGGGACACAGGAGGATTTCCGACAGTTTGTTCTGGTCGGGTTTTCCCGGTACGGCTGTACGGTGACGGAGAACCGAGACCGGAACCATACGCTGCGTATTGTTCTTTCTGATGAACTGGTGGTGCCGGGAATGCCTGCGGTGATCGAGAAAGCGACGTTTGACGAGCGTATTGCCCTGCAGGAACCGGGGATCGAGCAGTTGAATACGGCGCATCCGGTGGTGCGCCGTCTGATCGAACTGGTGAAGAGGGATGTATTCTCGCCGGAGACGAAGGTGTACGGGCGGGCGTGCGTGGCGGCGACGCCTGATGTGAGTCATGTGACGGCGCTGTACCATTTCCTTGTGCGGTATACTGTGAGAG
Above is a window of Methanofollis tationis DNA encoding:
- a CDS encoding ISH3 family transposase — encoded protein: MPLPKSRVTCRKSNILKPKDCCAPVVSALDQHLTIPIQGKLTQTDLISSLVGMAVMNQSVHSITHILDRVPCETSVRYHLKKLDMADLEQNNTSILTTHMHHVLKPGYAYQFAIDFTNDPYYGSTDEENEAYIVRSKRKKSTNEFYSYITLYVTTRNRQMTLAVFPVRRDTSKVGYIAQCLDRITELGLRIEVLCLDREFYTRKVLGFLMDVQVPFIVPVRKHGKRMKQVLQGTHSRYAEYRMHGKPVLVLKIAIAVKYAKGKRGKRGVENLGYVVGNLRWNPHRVHQTYRSRFSIESSYRMRNQVKPRTSTKNPVIRYLYAIISFLLKNIWIDILWKHFSPAKQGPQTIEVRGFRFSSFMCIIWEAIRTSMRGARAIPVLRYPV
- a CDS encoding metallophosphoesterase family protein, whose amino-acid sequence is MRGRKELEKYWDLSDATYSAWKEIIDLCIREAVDFLLIAGDVYDSADQNIRAQLQFKEGLKRLGENGITAYIVHGNHDADDAWSKSIAMPENAVIFSSKKPESVIHRDKEGRPIAAIIGMSFATAHIRDNLAELFPRREMKWPYTIGLLHCSVGGGYGHEPYAPCSIQDLRRCGYDYWALGHIHQPTVIDDGDSRIVYAGNPQGRDMGETGERGCRLVTVGADGTIEVEVVRTCGYLWQEIEIDASGCEDLGILEDHIRMDLSILSDREGVPLVGRLVLTGATVLHHELVVGGGVVALTGRLREDQPGGRYPVYPERIICQTVPVIDRNVALARDDILGEICRQSDAAVSKGGERTRLREEISSLYRSYAQSYTSEPDDEEFDTIIGEAEAMLLSCLSEGGKE
- a CDS encoding AAA family ATPase, which produces MKISSLYIDGFGKFQNWKPSTSFGDGLTAIVGSNEAGKTTLLTFIRRMLYGFPDGRKKDLNHYTPINGGTIGGRLEIQGEDGREYILSRTGIRGSPSLTYADGTTARGSTLSSLLGPCDQIFYENVCAIGLGELQEISTLRRDEIRDRLAAAGAGNLPVRDVATSLQTSADEIYAVRGKKKRINALVSDLKEVEANISTVKKNQREYDQINEEINRMRGAVAEEERKQKTVEEEITYFKALGQAWEAFTEREDARNILSTIPETEPFPGDALEKINQAENEVRRLETEYDDLTKEHTGLKEEIGHCVVRGEVVDQADTIHALEPKTEWYRSQMADLNTISKNNQGIFYPQFTAKTRFLFSASPRGHVFKTGVFR
- a CDS encoding DUF365 domain-containing protein, whose translation is MTEITGVTFPIPKPYMARFFEDGKTVFIKPATVFKELKPGMRLVFYQSHEDTGYVGEARIKRVIITDDPLTFFETFGDAVFLTREEVKAYVQKQERWKDVRVRKGEEKKKAWIALELEKIRRYETVQKPKRFVPIGGKYLRE
- a CDS encoding metallophosphoesterase family protein — its product is MANPPRASRRPLRFVHAADIHLGSRVSPPPGMELETAADLIDATYAAWRSIIDLCIREEVDFLLIAGDIYESADGNIRAQLQFKEGLNRLKQNNITAYIVHGNHDPDDAWSRSIAMPENAVIFSSLEPEVFIHHDSKNKPRAAIVGMSFASAHIRENLAERFPRRDKKWPYTIGLLHCSVGGGQGHEPYAPCTIQDLRQCGYDYWALGHIHQPTVLDNGDSHIVYAGNPQGRDMGETGERGCRLVTVGADGAVEVEVVRTGGYLWQEIEIDTGECGDLGDLEERIRHELSVVSERAGCAIIGRIILTGATALHHDLVAGDGAAALAGRFIEDPPIGRYPVHPERIICRTLPVVEREAVRARDDVLGEICRQSDAAFEDTEVRDYLKEQLSSISSSTARPYLSEPDDGEVDTIIREAEALLLSWLSEGGRP